In Lactococcus paracarnosus, a genomic segment contains:
- the comGC gene encoding competence type IV pilus major pilin ComGC encodes MRVRKWEEKRMMHKKMVAAFTLLEMLIVLMIISILILLFVPNLSSQKTTIKETGNAAVVKVIMSQAELYQLNHSGKVSLKILLEDGNITQQQVDAYHAYYALAKNKGEKPEIPED; translated from the coding sequence ATGAGGGTTAGAAAATGGGAGGAAAAAAGGATGATGCATAAAAAAATGGTAGCTGCTTTTACTTTACTAGAGATGTTGATTGTTTTGATGATCATCAGTATCCTCATCTTGTTATTTGTCCCCAATTTATCATCTCAAAAGACGACGATTAAGGAGACTGGTAATGCTGCTGTGGTTAAAGTGATTATGTCTCAGGCAGAATTATACCAGCTTAATCATTCGGGAAAAGTATCTTTGAAAATCTTACTAGAAGACGGTAATATCACACAACAACAGGTGGACGCGTATCATGCTTATTATGCACTGGCTAAAAACAAGGGTGAGAAACCAGAAATTCCGGAGGATTAG
- the comGD gene encoding competence type IV pilus minor pilin ComGD: MRNQKFRRIRAFTLLEALVTLSVSCLIILLFTNTYQDTVHAVRGQLFVLQFENKLKHQQAQAITRSETRSLSATNHVVKMNDQVLETPKETLFSDFNITFKENGNIKSIKAAKIIITLPYEGDKQIIYQLQLGSGQYKKTTS, from the coding sequence GTGAGAAACCAGAAATTCCGGAGGATTAGAGCCTTTACCCTCCTCGAGGCCTTGGTCACATTATCCGTATCCTGCTTGATTATCTTATTATTTACTAATACCTACCAAGATACAGTCCATGCGGTCCGAGGTCAACTGTTTGTTTTACAGTTTGAAAACAAGTTAAAGCATCAACAAGCACAAGCCATCACGAGGTCAGAAACACGGTCGCTATCTGCGACAAATCATGTCGTCAAGATGAATGACCAAGTCCTTGAAACACCAAAAGAGACGCTATTTTCGGATTTTAATATTACCTTTAAAGAAAATGGCAATATCAAATCTATCAAAGCAGCTAAGATTATCATTACTTTACCTTATGAAGGGGATAAACAGATAATTTATCAGCTACAGTTAGGAAGTGGCCAATATAAAAAAACAACAAGTTAG
- the comGE gene encoding competence type IV pilus minor pilin ComGE: MANIKKQQVRGYILLESLLTMALLAVISTVVLVEVSRSRGTLARQNEKIAVLNLALMAFDSGESSLSQNGVAVKLEKTDKKLVVTHKAQEVVSLELLQEIP, from the coding sequence GTGGCCAATATAAAAAAACAACAAGTTAGGGGGTATATCTTGCTGGAGAGCTTACTAACTATGGCGCTCCTCGCTGTCATCAGCACCGTTGTCTTAGTCGAGGTCTCAAGATCTAGGGGCACACTTGCTAGGCAAAATGAAAAAATTGCCGTCTTAAATCTTGCCTTGATGGCATTTGATAGTGGCGAATCAAGCTTAAGTCAAAATGGCGTGGCTGTCAAACTAGAAAAAACGGATAAAAAACTGGTGGTAACACATAAGGCACAGGAGGTAGTCAGTCTTGAACTATTACAAGAAATACCTTAA
- the comGF gene encoding competence type IV pilus minor pilin ComGF translates to MNYYKKYLKAFTLLESLVALLSVSLSVLLIQGMTKLVIQEVAIIRQSRENEWQIFCNLLRREFETTRLEKVSQNFLYVSTEKGSRRYGMKAGTDDFRKTNASGQGYQPLLFGVSCVVISTKQQVVTIKLTFKKGDERTFIYAFSKNE, encoded by the coding sequence TTGAACTATTACAAGAAATACCTTAAAGCCTTTACGCTACTAGAGAGTTTGGTTGCACTTTTATCTGTTTCTCTATCTGTTTTGCTCATTCAGGGCATGACTAAGCTGGTTATCCAGGAAGTTGCAATCATTCGGCAATCACGAGAGAATGAATGGCAAATTTTTTGTAATTTACTCAGACGTGAATTTGAAACGACTAGGTTAGAAAAGGTCAGTCAAAATTTTTTATATGTCAGTACAGAAAAAGGGTCTAGACGCTATGGTATGAAAGCAGGTACTGATGATTTTAGGAAAACGAATGCATCGGGTCAAGGCTATCAGCCCCTGCTGTTTGGCGTATCCTGTGTTGTCATATCAACCAAACAGCAGGTTGTCACGATCAAGCTGACCTTTAAAAAAGGAGATGAGAGAACATTTATTTACGCATTTTCAAAAAACGAGTAA
- the comGG gene encoding competence type IV pilus minor pilin ComGG translates to MLYALSISVVFGMILSFYLSAIVEKQSDLLAQESFLYAQLMAKLTVERRSGKVAGQLRFDKGVVSYRLQDKVIQVTVTLVSGDRYQFRMLSGSP, encoded by the coding sequence ATGCTCTATGCGCTATCGATTTCAGTTGTTTTTGGCATGATTTTGAGTTTTTATTTGTCAGCGATAGTGGAAAAGCAGAGCGACTTACTCGCCCAAGAATCTTTTTTATACGCCCAACTCATGGCAAAGCTGACTGTAGAAAGACGTTCTGGTAAAGTGGCCGGTCAGCTCCGTTTTGACAAAGGGGTTGTTAGCTATCGATTGCAAGATAAGGTGATACAGGTAACGGTTACCTTAGTATCTGGTGATCGGTACCAGTTCCGAATGCTTAGTGGGTCGCCTTAA
- a CDS encoding GNAT family N-acetyltransferase, translated as MSIIEVDYKENAGNIANLLDAYTRVQAPEAIETPRKKLSFALVVDDDIVSRITGSISFNGLHIELFMSSNQARGKGYGSQLFAHIEKIAIENGCHYIVLETMSFNAPKFYLDRGFDIIKQIDDSPINGEKMYFMFKSLR; from the coding sequence ATGTCAATTATTGAAGTAGATTATAAAGAAAATGCAGGTAACATTGCTAATTTGCTTGATGCCTACACGCGTGTTCAAGCACCAGAAGCGATTGAGACACCACGAAAGAAGCTAAGCTTTGCCCTAGTTGTTGATGATGACATCGTCTCCAGGATAACGGGGTCAATCTCGTTTAATGGTTTACATATCGAGTTATTCATGTCTAGTAACCAAGCAAGAGGAAAAGGATATGGCTCTCAATTATTTGCACACATTGAGAAAATAGCGATTGAAAATGGCTGTCATTATATCGTGTTGGAAACGATGAGTTTTAATGCGCCGAAATTTTATCTGGATAGAGGGTTTGACATTATCAAGCAAATAGACGACTCACCTATAAATGGAGAAAAAATGTACTTTATGTTTAAATCGCTAAGGTAG